One part of the Symphalangus syndactylus isolate Jambi chromosome 1, NHGRI_mSymSyn1-v2.1_pri, whole genome shotgun sequence genome encodes these proteins:
- the AQP4 gene encoding aquaporin-4 isoform X2, giving the protein MSDRPTARRWGKCGPLCTRENIMVAFRGVWTQAFWKAVTAEFLAMLIFVLLSLGSTINWGGTEKPLPIDMVLISLCFGLSIATMVQCFGHISGGHINPAVTVAMVCTRKISIAKSVFYIAAQCLGAITGAGILYLVTPPSVVGGLGVTMVHGNLSAGHGLLVELIITFQLVFTIFASCDSKRTDVTGSIALAIGFSVAIGHLFAIYWVGPIIGAVLAGGLYEYVFCPDVELKRRFKEAFSKASQQTKGSYMEVEDNRSQVETDDLILKPGVVHVIDIDRGEEKKGKDQSGEVLSSV; this is encoded by the exons ATGAGTGACAGACCCACAGCAAGGCGGTGGGG tAAGTGTGGACCTTTGTGTACCAGAGAGAACATCATGGTGGCTTTCAGAGGGGTCTGGACTCAAGCTTTCTGGAAAGCAGTCACAGCAGAATTTCTGGCCATGCTTATTTTTGTTCTCCTCAGCCTGGGATCCACCATCAACTGGGGTGGAACAGAAAAGCCTTTACCGATCGACATGGTTCTCATCTCCCTTTGCTTTGGACTCAGCATTGCAACCATGGTGCAGTGCTTTGGCCACATCAGCGGTGGCCACATCAACCCTGCAGTTACTGTGGCCATGGTGTGCACCAGGAAGATCAGCATCGCCAAGTCTGTCTTCTACATCGCAGCCCAGTGCCTGGGGGCCATCACTGGAGCAGGAATCCTCTATCTGGTCACACCTCCCAGTGTGGTGGGAGGCCTGGGAGTCACCATG gtTCATGGAAATCTTTCTGCTGGTCATGGTCTCCTGGTTGAGTTGATAATCACATTTCAATTGGTGTTTACTATCTTTGCCAGCTGTGATTCCAAACGGACTGATGTCACTGGCTCAATAGCTTTAGCAATTGGATTTTCTgttgcaattggacatttattTGCA ATATATTGGGTTGGGCCCATCATAGGAGCTGTCCTCGCTGGTGGCCTTTATGAGTATGTCTTCTGTCCAGATGTTGAACTCAAACGTCGTTTTAAAGAAGCCTTCAGCAAAGCTTCCCAGCAAACAAAAGGAAGCTACATGGAGGTGGAGGACAACAGGAGTCAGGTAGAGACGGATGACCTGATTCTAAAACCTGGAGTGGTGCATGTGATTGACATTGACCGGGGAGAGGAGAAGAAGGGGAAAGACCAATCCGGAGAGGTACTGTCTTCAGTATGA
- the AQP4 gene encoding aquaporin-4 isoform X1, producing the protein MSDRPTARRWGKCGPLCTRENIMVAFRGVWTQAFWKAVTAEFLAMLIFVLLSLGSTINWGGTEKPLPIDMVLISLCFGLSIATMVQCFGHISGGHINPAVTVAMVCTRKISIAKSVFYIAAQCLGAITGAGILYLVTPPSVVGGLGVTMVHGNLSAGHGLLVELIITFQLVFTIFASCDSKRTDVTGSIALAIGFSVAIGHLFAINYTGASMNPARSFGPAVIMGNWENHWIYWVGPIIGAVLAGGLYEYVFCPDVELKRRFKEAFSKASQQTKGSYMEVEDNRSQVETDDLILKPGVVHVIDIDRGEEKKGKDQSGEVLSSV; encoded by the exons ATGAGTGACAGACCCACAGCAAGGCGGTGGGG tAAGTGTGGACCTTTGTGTACCAGAGAGAACATCATGGTGGCTTTCAGAGGGGTCTGGACTCAAGCTTTCTGGAAAGCAGTCACAGCAGAATTTCTGGCCATGCTTATTTTTGTTCTCCTCAGCCTGGGATCCACCATCAACTGGGGTGGAACAGAAAAGCCTTTACCGATCGACATGGTTCTCATCTCCCTTTGCTTTGGACTCAGCATTGCAACCATGGTGCAGTGCTTTGGCCACATCAGCGGTGGCCACATCAACCCTGCAGTTACTGTGGCCATGGTGTGCACCAGGAAGATCAGCATCGCCAAGTCTGTCTTCTACATCGCAGCCCAGTGCCTGGGGGCCATCACTGGAGCAGGAATCCTCTATCTGGTCACACCTCCCAGTGTGGTGGGAGGCCTGGGAGTCACCATG gtTCATGGAAATCTTTCTGCTGGTCATGGTCTCCTGGTTGAGTTGATAATCACATTTCAATTGGTGTTTACTATCTTTGCCAGCTGTGATTCCAAACGGACTGATGTCACTGGCTCAATAGCTTTAGCAATTGGATTTTCTgttgcaattggacatttattTGCA ATCAATTACACTGGTGCCAGCATGAATCCTGCCCGATCCTTTGGACCCGCAGTTATCATGGGAAATTGGGAAAACCATTGG ATATATTGGGTTGGGCCCATCATAGGAGCTGTCCTCGCTGGTGGCCTTTATGAGTATGTCTTCTGTCCAGATGTTGAACTCAAACGTCGTTTTAAAGAAGCCTTCAGCAAAGCTTCCCAGCAAACAAAAGGAAGCTACATGGAGGTGGAGGACAACAGGAGTCAGGTAGAGACGGATGACCTGATTCTAAAACCTGGAGTGGTGCATGTGATTGACATTGACCGGGGAGAGGAGAAGAAGGGGAAAGACCAATCCGGAGAGGTACTGTCTTCAGTATGA